In a genomic window of Sphingomonas koreensis:
- a CDS encoding LacI family DNA-binding transcriptional regulator encodes MSRSTRKTMGGVTVQDVARAAGVSAMTVSRVMNGGTNVRADTRKAVLAAVDQLDYRPNAAARSLAAGGIAQIGLLYANPSAGYLSQFLIGALETARRAGSHLVLEACEDDSPQAEAEAVRQLIDARVRGVVLPPPLSESAVVRTALAQAGIPWAAIAMGSQEAGTLNVRIDDFEAARAITRHLIELGHREIGFIRGHPNQVASAERHRGFVAALEEAGIDPASARIEQGLFTYRSGIDAAERILAASGAPTAIFASNDDMAAAAVGVAHRHGLHVPGDLSIVGFDDTAIATSIWPALTTIRQPISAMAEAAITMLLRRLRERPGEAEATEEEVLPYELVLRESAGPRTR; translated from the coding sequence ATGAGCCGTTCGACACGCAAGACCATGGGCGGCGTTACCGTACAGGATGTGGCGCGCGCCGCAGGCGTTTCCGCGATGACCGTGTCACGCGTGATGAATGGCGGCACCAATGTGCGCGCCGACACGCGCAAGGCGGTCCTCGCCGCGGTCGATCAGCTCGATTACCGCCCGAATGCCGCCGCGCGCTCGCTCGCGGCGGGCGGCATCGCCCAGATCGGCCTGCTCTACGCCAATCCGTCGGCAGGCTATCTCAGCCAGTTCCTGATCGGCGCGCTGGAGACGGCGCGCCGCGCGGGCAGCCACCTCGTGCTCGAAGCCTGCGAGGACGATAGCCCCCAGGCAGAGGCGGAGGCGGTGCGCCAGCTGATCGATGCCCGGGTGCGCGGCGTGGTGCTTCCGCCGCCGCTCTCCGAATCCGCGGTCGTACGCACCGCGCTCGCCCAGGCCGGGATTCCCTGGGCGGCGATCGCGATGGGATCGCAGGAAGCGGGGACGCTCAACGTCCGGATCGACGATTTCGAGGCCGCACGCGCAATCACCCGCCATCTGATCGAGCTCGGCCATCGCGAGATCGGTTTCATCAGGGGTCATCCCAATCAGGTCGCGAGCGCCGAACGGCACCGCGGCTTCGTCGCGGCGCTGGAGGAAGCAGGGATCGACCCCGCATCCGCACGGATCGAGCAAGGGCTGTTCACCTATCGCTCGGGCATCGACGCCGCCGAGCGCATCCTCGCCGCGTCCGGCGCACCGACCGCGATCTTCGCGTCGAACGATGACATGGCCGCCGCGGCGGTCGGGGTCGCGCATCGACACGGACTGCACGTGCCCGGCGACCTCAGCATCGTCGGCTTCGACGATACCGCCATCGCGACCAGCATCTGGCCAGCGCTCACCACCATCCGCCAGCCGATCTCCGCAATGGCCGAGGCCGCGATCACCATGTTGCTGCGCCGCCTGCGCGAACGCCCCGGCGAGGCCGAAGCGACCGAGGAAGAGGTGCTGCCCTACGAACTCGTGCTGCGCGAATCCGCCGGACCGCGAACCCGCTAG
- a CDS encoding SMP-30/gluconolactonase/LRE family protein, whose translation MGVVLTAPEPVWALGAPLLEGPVWVQRDAALWFVDIKSHRIHRFDPASGERRSWDAPAQVGFCLPAANGKFVAGLQTGLAIFDPADRSFTPLTDPEPALPGNRLNDGTVDPAGRLWFGTMDDGESEATGRIYRLGGDGRCVAETAAVSISNGPAVSPDGRTLYHVDTLGGVIHSAAIGDDGILGDSRVFATIPNSEGFPDGPAVDAEGCVWIGLYNGAAVRRYSPAGELLDVVAFPVGAITKVAFGGPDLRTVYATTASKHLDADGRAEEPHAGDLFAFRVSVPGMPGTEVSVGL comes from the coding sequence ATGGGCGTCGTGCTGACCGCGCCGGAGCCGGTCTGGGCGCTCGGAGCGCCGTTGCTCGAGGGCCCGGTCTGGGTGCAGCGCGACGCGGCCTTGTGGTTCGTCGACATCAAGTCGCACAGGATCCACCGGTTCGATCCGGCGAGCGGAGAGAGGCGCAGCTGGGACGCGCCGGCGCAGGTCGGTTTCTGCCTGCCGGCTGCGAACGGCAAATTCGTCGCGGGGCTCCAGACCGGGCTTGCGATCTTCGATCCCGCCGATCGCAGTTTCACACCGCTGACGGACCCCGAGCCTGCCTTGCCTGGCAACCGGCTCAACGACGGCACCGTCGATCCGGCGGGGCGGCTGTGGTTCGGCACGATGGACGATGGCGAGAGTGAAGCGACCGGGCGCATCTATCGCCTTGGCGGCGATGGCCGTTGCGTCGCGGAGACGGCGGCGGTGAGCATCTCGAACGGCCCGGCGGTGAGCCCGGACGGGCGCACGCTCTATCATGTCGATACGCTGGGCGGCGTGATCCACTCGGCGGCGATCGGGGATGACGGGATTCTGGGGGACTCGCGCGTGTTCGCGACGATCCCGAACAGCGAAGGCTTTCCCGACGGCCCGGCGGTGGATGCCGAGGGCTGTGTGTGGATCGGTCTCTATAATGGCGCGGCGGTGCGGCGCTATTCGCCCGCGGGTGAGTTGCTGGACGTGGTCGCATTCCCGGTCGGCGCGATCACCAAGGTCGCGTTCGGCGGGCCTGACCTGCGTACCGTCTATGCCACCACCGCCAGCAAACATCTCGACGCGGATGGTCGCGCCGAGGAGCCGCATGCGGGTGACCTGTTCGCATTTCGGGTGTCCGTTCCCGGCATGCCGGGGACCGAGGTCTCGGTCGGGCTGTGA
- a CDS encoding PhzF family phenazine biosynthesis protein, with product MQLPFAQIDAFADRPFTGNQAGVMPLDTWLDDDVLQAIAEENNLAETAFIVRDASGEADWELRWFTPTVEIALCGHATLASGHYLLTRDPALEQVRFRTRKAGILTVTREGEGYALALPAYPAGPADIPGLLEALGVSHGTVLHHPKGYDLTVLESAETVRALAPDFRALAALGDTLNIVTAPGDGTDIISRVFAPAAGIDEDPVTGSAHSVLIPYWAERLGRNRFTAFQASKRGGYLDCEAAGDDAILRGTCVTVIEGVFTL from the coding sequence ATGCAGCTTCCCTTTGCCCAGATCGATGCCTTTGCCGACCGCCCCTTCACCGGCAATCAGGCGGGGGTGATGCCGCTCGACACCTGGCTGGACGACGATGTGCTGCAGGCGATCGCCGAAGAGAACAACCTCGCCGAAACCGCCTTCATCGTGCGCGATGCGAGCGGCGAGGCCGATTGGGAACTGCGCTGGTTCACGCCGACGGTCGAGATCGCGCTGTGCGGTCATGCGACGCTGGCGAGCGGCCATTATCTGCTGACGCGCGATCCCGCGCTGGAGCAGGTGCGCTTCCGAACCCGCAAGGCGGGTATCCTGACGGTGACGCGCGAAGGGGAGGGCTATGCGCTGGCGCTGCCCGCCTATCCGGCCGGGCCCGCCGATATCCCCGGTCTGCTCGAAGCGCTGGGCGTATCGCACGGCACGGTGCTGCATCATCCCAAGGGTTATGACCTGACCGTGCTGGAGAGCGCCGAGACGGTGCGTGCGCTTGCGCCCGACTTCCGCGCGCTTGCGGCGCTGGGTGACACGCTCAACATCGTGACCGCGCCGGGCGACGGGACGGACATCATCAGCCGCGTCTTCGCGCCCGCTGCGGGGATCGACGAGGACCCTGTCACCGGCTCGGCGCACAGCGTCCTGATCCCCTATTGGGCCGAACGGCTGGGGCGCAACCGCTTCACCGCATTCCAGGCGAGCAAGCGCGGCGGCTATCTCGATTGCGAGGCGGCGGGCGACGATGCGATCCTGCGCGGCACATGCGTCACGGTGATCGAAGGGGTGTTCACGCTGTGA
- a CDS encoding SDR family NAD(P)-dependent oxidoreductase, which produces MTQPAAASAAAVYPSLKGKRVLVTGGGSGIGAGIVEGFARQGADVTFFDIAGAESQLLVERLSADGHKACFERVDLTDVASLQAVIARLIKGAGGFDILVNNAANDDRHAIDEITEAYWDERLSVNLKHIFFCAQAVVPAMRARGGGAIVNLGSISWHLGLSDLVLYQTCKAAIEGLTRSLARDLGRDGIRATCVIPGNVRTPRQLKWYSPEGEAEIVAAQCLDGRLAPEDVAAMVLFLASDDARLVTGHSYFVDAGWR; this is translated from the coding sequence ATGACCCAGCCGGCAGCAGCATCCGCCGCGGCGGTCTATCCGAGCCTCAAGGGCAAGCGGGTGCTTGTCACCGGCGGCGGTTCGGGGATCGGCGCGGGCATTGTCGAGGGGTTTGCTCGGCAGGGCGCGGACGTGACCTTCTTCGACATTGCCGGGGCGGAGTCGCAGCTGCTGGTCGAGCGGTTGAGCGCCGATGGGCACAAGGCGTGTTTCGAGCGCGTGGACCTGACCGATGTCGCGTCGCTCCAGGCGGTGATCGCTCGGCTGATCAAGGGGGCGGGCGGGTTCGATATCCTCGTCAACAACGCCGCCAATGACGATCGCCACGCGATCGACGAGATCACCGAAGCCTATTGGGACGAGCGGCTGAGCGTGAACCTCAAGCACATCTTCTTCTGTGCGCAGGCGGTGGTGCCGGCGATGCGCGCGAGGGGCGGCGGGGCGATCGTCAATCTCGGTTCGATCTCCTGGCATCTCGGGCTCAGCGACCTGGTTCTCTACCAGACGTGCAAGGCGGCGATCGAAGGACTGACCCGCAGCCTTGCCCGCGATCTGGGCCGCGACGGCATCCGCGCGACCTGCGTCATCCCGGGCAATGTCCGCACCCCCCGCCAGCTGAAATGGTATTCGCCCGAGGGCGAGGCGGAGATCGTTGCGGCGCAATGCCTTGACGGACGCCTCGCGCCCGAAGACGTTGCGGCGATGGTGCTGTTCCTCGCCTCAGACGATGCGCGTCTGGTGACCGGGCACAGCTATTTCGTGGACGCGGGCTGGCGCTGA
- the pdxH gene encoding pyridoxamine 5'-phosphate oxidase, giving the protein MTTDPFALFDQWYAEARATEPNDSNAMALATVDAAGQPSVRMVLLKGHGPDGFVFYTNREGRKAGELAAVPKAALLFHWKSLRRQIRIEGAVSLASDAESDAYFASRSRDSQLGAWASDQSRPLADRATFEARYEAMRARFDGQDVPRPPHWGGYRVTPQRIEFWQDREHRLHERRVFTRIADGWSEGLLYP; this is encoded by the coding sequence ATGACGACCGATCCCTTTGCCCTGTTCGATCAATGGTATGCCGAGGCCCGGGCGACCGAGCCGAACGATTCGAACGCCATGGCGCTGGCGACGGTGGACGCCGCAGGGCAGCCTTCGGTACGCATGGTGCTGCTCAAGGGCCATGGCCCGGACGGCTTCGTCTTCTACACCAACCGCGAGGGCCGCAAGGCGGGCGAACTGGCGGCGGTGCCCAAGGCCGCGTTGCTGTTCCACTGGAAATCCCTGCGCCGGCAGATCCGGATCGAGGGGGCGGTGAGCCTTGCAAGCGACGCCGAATCCGACGCTTATTTCGCCAGCCGCAGCCGGGATTCGCAGCTGGGCGCCTGGGCGAGCGACCAGTCGCGCCCGCTGGCCGATCGTGCGACTTTCGAGGCGCGGTACGAAGCGATGCGCGCGCGGTTCGACGGGCAGGATGTGCCGCGCCCGCCGCATTGGGGCGGCTATCGCGTGACGCCGCAGCGCATCGAATTCTGGCAGGATCGCGAGCACCGGCTTCACGAGCGCCGCGTCTTCACTCGCATCGCCGACGGCTGGAGCGAAGGGCTGCTTTACCCGTGA
- a CDS encoding glycosidase has product MTRFAIDRLVFGPADVDLAHSPLAGQLDAETYVLGAFNPGLMRLPNGNLLMMVRVAEALREPVRDGHAHAIRWQDGRYVLDAWPLDLVDTADPRKFMLHGGGWKVMALTSLSWLLPVELSVDGLEVVAVHYDRAIAPQNDVQCYGIEDARISRVGDEWLMTTCSVSPERHSTTLYASDDGFDWRFEGVVLDHQNKDMLIFEGKPGERYWAQTRPLGDLYFAYPPGSAWRAGPSINLATSPDGRHWKPYLAPGIRPRAGSVATARIGGGAPPILTPRGWLTLWHGVEPKEVVGIYRTYWSLLHRDDPSITLQTSAAPLLEASPDLTAPLADRMYIHDVVFTTGIADAGDHYVVASGEADLACRITHIPKSMFA; this is encoded by the coding sequence ATGACCCGCTTCGCGATCGACCGGCTGGTCTTCGGCCCGGCGGACGTGGATCTGGCGCATTCGCCGCTCGCCGGGCAGCTCGATGCCGAAACCTATGTGCTTGGTGCGTTCAACCCGGGGCTGATGCGGCTCCCCAACGGCAATCTGCTGATGATGGTGCGTGTCGCCGAGGCGCTGCGCGAGCCGGTTCGCGATGGGCACGCTCATGCGATCCGCTGGCAGGATGGCCGCTACGTCCTCGACGCCTGGCCGCTCGACCTCGTCGATACCGCCGATCCGCGCAAGTTCATGCTGCATGGCGGGGGCTGGAAGGTCATGGCGCTGACCTCGCTGTCGTGGCTGTTGCCGGTGGAGTTGTCGGTGGACGGGCTGGAGGTGGTTGCGGTTCATTATGACCGGGCGATCGCGCCGCAGAACGATGTGCAATGCTACGGCATCGAGGATGCGCGAATCAGCCGGGTCGGCGATGAGTGGCTGATGACGACCTGCTCGGTCAGCCCGGAGCGGCATTCGACCACGCTCTACGCTTCGGACGACGGTTTCGACTGGCGGTTCGAGGGCGTGGTGCTCGATCACCAGAACAAGGACATGCTGATCTTCGAAGGCAAGCCGGGCGAGCGGTATTGGGCGCAAACCCGGCCGCTGGGCGACCTGTACTTCGCCTATCCGCCTGGCAGCGCGTGGCGAGCGGGGCCGTCGATCAACCTCGCCACCTCGCCCGACGGACGGCACTGGAAGCCGTATCTGGCGCCCGGCATCCGTCCGCGTGCGGGAAGCGTGGCGACCGCTCGGATCGGCGGGGGCGCGCCGCCGATCCTGACGCCGCGCGGCTGGCTGACCTTGTGGCACGGGGTCGAGCCCAAGGAGGTGGTCGGCATCTACCGCACCTATTGGTCGCTGCTCCACCGCGACGACCCTTCGATCACCCTGCAGACCAGTGCAGCGCCTCTGCTCGAGGCCAGCCCCGACCTCACCGCACCGCTCGCCGATCGCATGTACATCCATGACGTGGTGTTCACGACCGGCATCGCTGATGCGGGCGACCACTATGTCGTGGCATCGGGCGAGGCGGACCTCGCGTGCCGGATCACGCATATTCCCAAGTCCATGTTCGCCTGA
- a CDS encoding sugar porter family MFS transporter, which produces MNGESRANMGLIMAIVAVATIGGLLFGYDSGAVNGTQDGLKSAFALSEGGLGFTVGSLLIGCFIGAFLAGRLADLIGRRNVMILTAVLFLIGALIQGFSHEQWIFVAARIAGGMAVGAASVLSPAYISEVAPANIRGRMTTIQQIMIISGLTAAFVVNYWLAKTAGASTNLFWGGYEAWRWMYWMQAIPATVFLIALFFIPESPRYLVSKGRNAEATRVLTSLFGAGTATNKLTEIQASFSDHRPTLRDILDPVKGGVRPIVWAGLLLAVFQQLVGINVIFYYGATLWQLAGFTENDALLINIVSGFVSIAACFVTVALVDRIGRKPLLLIGSAGMAVALFAMVFAFSRGSLDAQGKLVLSQQLGIIAVIAANLYVVFFNVSWGPVMWVMLGEMFPNQIRGSALAVCGFAQWFSNYLIAQSFPIMAAGLGLAVSYSFYAVCAVISFFLVSKFIHETKGVELEDMQG; this is translated from the coding sequence ATGAACGGGGAAAGCCGCGCCAATATGGGGCTGATCATGGCAATCGTCGCAGTCGCGACGATCGGCGGCCTGTTGTTCGGCTATGACAGCGGCGCCGTGAACGGCACCCAGGACGGGCTCAAATCGGCCTTTGCCCTGAGCGAGGGCGGCCTCGGCTTCACCGTCGGATCGCTGCTGATCGGCTGTTTCATCGGTGCCTTTCTCGCCGGCCGCCTCGCCGACCTGATCGGCCGCCGCAACGTGATGATCCTGACGGCCGTGCTGTTCCTGATCGGCGCGCTGATCCAGGGATTCAGCCACGAACAATGGATCTTCGTCGCCGCGCGCATTGCCGGCGGCATGGCGGTGGGCGCGGCGAGCGTGCTCTCCCCCGCCTATATCTCCGAGGTGGCGCCAGCCAATATCCGCGGGCGGATGACCACCATCCAGCAGATCATGATCATCTCCGGCCTCACCGCCGCGTTCGTGGTGAACTACTGGCTGGCGAAGACCGCCGGCGCCTCGACCAACCTCTTCTGGGGCGGGTACGAGGCGTGGCGCTGGATGTACTGGATGCAGGCGATCCCGGCGACCGTGTTCCTGATCGCCTTGTTCTTCATACCCGAAAGCCCGCGCTATCTCGTCTCCAAGGGCCGCAACGCGGAAGCGACGCGCGTACTCACCAGCCTGTTCGGCGCCGGGACCGCGACAAACAAGCTCACCGAGATCCAGGCGAGCTTTTCCGACCACCGCCCCACACTGCGCGACATCCTCGATCCGGTGAAGGGCGGGGTACGCCCGATCGTCTGGGCGGGATTGCTGCTCGCGGTGTTCCAGCAGCTCGTCGGCATCAACGTCATCTTCTATTATGGCGCGACGCTGTGGCAGCTCGCCGGCTTCACCGAGAATGATGCGCTGCTCATCAACATCGTCTCGGGCTTCGTCTCGATCGCCGCCTGCTTCGTCACCGTCGCGCTGGTCGACCGCATCGGGCGCAAGCCGCTGCTGCTCATCGGATCGGCAGGCATGGCGGTCGCCCTGTTCGCGATGGTCTTCGCGTTCAGCCGGGGATCGCTCGACGCGCAGGGCAAGCTCGTCCTCTCGCAGCAGCTCGGCATCATCGCGGTGATCGCCGCCAATCTCTACGTCGTCTTCTTCAATGTCAGCTGGGGTCCGGTGATGTGGGTGATGCTGGGCGAGATGTTCCCCAACCAGATCCGCGGATCGGCGCTCGCCGTGTGCGGCTTTGCGCAATGGTTCTCCAACTATCTGATCGCGCAAAGCTTCCCGATCATGGCCGCGGGCCTCGGCCTCGCCGTCAGCTACAGTTTTTATGCAGTGTGCGCGGTGATCAGCTTCTTCCTGGTCAGCAAGTTCATCCATGAGACCAAGGGGGTAGAACTCGAGGACATGCAGGGATGA
- a CDS encoding fumarylacetoacetate hydrolase family protein, producing the protein MLAEGPVPVIVREGRVHDVSTVAATTADLFDLPDPASAAGKYLCDVTDLTIGGGAYALLAPIDLQCVKACGVTFAVSALERVIEERARGDAGQAAAIRAELEEKIGGGIRSVVPGSADAAKLKAVLIDAGMWSQYLEVAIGPDAEVFTKAPVLSSVGWGAEIGIRSDSSWNNPEPEVVVIANAAGKVIGATLGNDVNLRDFEGRSALLLGKAKDNNAACAIGPFVRLFDAQFGIDDVRNAELDLLIEGPEGYRLEGHSSMNQISRDPLELVRQTLSEHQYPDGFALFLGTLFAPVQDRDDPGRGFTHKIGDTVRIRSRKLGTLTNRVTTSKDAAPWTFGIRELYRSIAARTAA; encoded by the coding sequence ATGCTGGCCGAAGGGCCAGTTCCCGTGATCGTGCGCGAAGGCCGCGTCCATGACGTGTCGACGGTGGCCGCGACGACGGCGGATCTGTTCGACCTGCCCGATCCCGCGAGTGCGGCGGGCAAGTATCTCTGCGATGTGACGGACCTGACCATCGGCGGTGGCGCCTATGCGCTGCTGGCGCCGATCGATCTCCAATGCGTCAAGGCGTGCGGCGTGACCTTTGCGGTATCGGCGCTAGAGCGTGTGATCGAAGAACGGGCGCGGGGCGACGCGGGCCAGGCCGCGGCGATCCGAGCCGAACTGGAAGAGAAGATCGGCGGCGGCATCCGATCGGTGGTCCCGGGCAGCGCGGACGCCGCGAAGCTCAAGGCCGTGTTGATCGATGCGGGCATGTGGTCGCAATATCTGGAAGTCGCGATCGGCCCGGATGCCGAGGTCTTCACCAAGGCGCCGGTGCTGTCCTCGGTCGGCTGGGGCGCGGAGATCGGCATCCGTTCGGATTCGAGCTGGAACAACCCCGAGCCGGAAGTGGTGGTGATTGCCAATGCCGCGGGCAAGGTGATCGGTGCGACCCTTGGCAACGACGTCAACCTGCGCGACTTCGAGGGGCGCAGCGCGTTGCTGCTCGGCAAGGCCAAGGACAATAATGCAGCGTGCGCGATCGGGCCGTTCGTGCGGCTGTTCGACGCGCAGTTCGGCATCGACGACGTGCGCAATGCCGAGCTCGACCTGCTGATCGAGGGGCCGGAGGGCTATCGCCTCGAAGGGCATAGCTCGATGAACCAGATCAGCCGCGATCCGCTGGAACTGGTCCGCCAGACGCTGTCCGAGCATCAATATCCGGACGGGTTCGCACTGTTCCTGGGCACGCTGTTCGCACCCGTGCAGGATCGCGACGATCCCGGCCGCGGTTTCACGCACAAGATCGGCGACACGGTGCGCATCCGTTCGCGGAAGCTCGGCACGTTGACCAACCGCGTCACCACCTCGAAGGACGCGGCGCCCTGGACCTTCGGCATCCGAGAACTCTATCGCAGCATCGCAGCGCGGACGGCCGCCTGA
- a CDS encoding aldose 1-epimerase: protein MKLGGHGWELALLPETGGAIAALQHDGRDVLRRAPEGTADVLAAACFPLVPYANRIANGQFAAGGETYQLPLNFGDHPHSLHGFGWQSGWAVEDAGADHAVLVDAHDGSAGWPWAYRAEQRFALAPGAARIELSLTNLADTPMPVGLGLHPYFPCDADTRLRFEAETLWLADATMLPAETAPAAYFGDWAGGAAVRGDALIDNSYEGWDGLAQIEQRWGRIAIQGEGAGVLHLFRPPGADFFCAEPVSHLPDAINRGGMDALARGETSRLAMTLSVR, encoded by the coding sequence GTGAAGCTTGGCGGCCATGGCTGGGAACTGGCATTGTTGCCGGAGACCGGCGGTGCGATCGCGGCGTTGCAGCACGATGGGCGTGACGTGCTGCGCCGTGCGCCCGAGGGGACCGCGGACGTGCTCGCCGCCGCCTGTTTTCCGCTGGTGCCTTACGCCAACCGGATCGCGAACGGGCAGTTCGCAGCCGGCGGGGAAACCTATCAACTCCCGCTCAATTTCGGCGATCATCCGCATAGCCTGCACGGGTTTGGCTGGCAGTCCGGCTGGGCGGTCGAAGACGCGGGCGCGGATCACGCAGTGCTGGTTGATGCGCATGACGGAAGTGCCGGCTGGCCCTGGGCCTACCGGGCGGAGCAACGCTTCGCGCTGGCCCCGGGCGCGGCCCGGATCGAGCTTTCGCTGACCAATTTGGCGGACACGCCGATGCCTGTCGGGCTTGGCCTGCATCCCTATTTTCCCTGCGATGCAGACACGCGATTGCGCTTCGAGGCCGAGACCCTGTGGCTGGCGGACGCCACGATGCTGCCGGCTGAAACGGCCCCAGCGGCGTATTTCGGGGACTGGGCCGGGGGCGCGGCGGTCCGGGGCGATGCCCTGATCGACAATAGCTATGAAGGCTGGGACGGCCTGGCGCAGATCGAGCAGCGCTGGGGGCGTATCGCGATCCAGGGTGAGGGCGCTGGCGTGCTGCATCTCTTCCGCCCGCCCGGCGCGGACTTCTTCTGCGCCGAGCCGGTGAGCCATCTGCCCGATGCGATCAATCGCGGCGGGATGGATGCGCTCGCGCGGGGCGAGACGAGCAGGCTGGCGATGACACTCAGCGTCAGGTGA
- a CDS encoding cation diffusion facilitator family transporter codes for MSNLARRAAIASVCAAVLLGALKAWAAWRTGSVAMLASLADSLLDLVASLVTLAGVHIAAQPADAEHRFGHGKAEALAALFQVVLISVSACLIAVRAVQRLSSGDVAADAESGIAVSIAAIVVTLLLTAYQRRAIAATGSVAIKTDRLHYQSDLLLNAAVIAALVSDQYLALTGADPLFGIAIAAWLLWGAWRGASEAIAQLMDREWPDEKRRAFVEVAAREPGLESLHDLRTRTSGSQDFAQFHIALPGTTSVSDAHALVENLEARLEAAFPGTEILIHVDPAGHVDHPGNALRETDEIEQLKA; via the coding sequence GTGAGCAATCTTGCCCGCCGGGCCGCGATTGCCAGCGTCTGTGCGGCGGTGCTGCTCGGTGCGCTCAAGGCCTGGGCGGCGTGGCGCACGGGATCGGTGGCGATGCTCGCCAGCCTTGCCGACAGCCTGCTCGATCTGGTCGCCTCGCTGGTGACACTGGCCGGGGTGCATATCGCCGCGCAGCCCGCCGATGCCGAACATCGCTTCGGTCATGGCAAGGCGGAGGCGCTGGCGGCACTGTTCCAGGTTGTGCTGATCTCGGTCTCCGCTTGCCTGATCGCGGTGCGTGCGGTGCAGCGGCTGAGTTCGGGCGATGTCGCGGCGGATGCCGAATCGGGGATCGCGGTATCGATCGCGGCGATCGTCGTAACGCTGTTGCTCACCGCCTATCAGCGCCGCGCGATCGCAGCGACCGGATCGGTGGCGATCAAGACCGACCGGCTGCACTATCAGTCGGACCTGCTGCTCAATGCCGCAGTGATCGCGGCGCTGGTGTCGGACCAGTATCTCGCCCTCACTGGTGCCGATCCGCTGTTCGGCATCGCCATCGCCGCGTGGCTGCTATGGGGTGCGTGGCGCGGAGCGAGCGAGGCGATCGCGCAGTTGATGGACCGCGAATGGCCCGATGAGAAGCGTCGTGCCTTTGTCGAGGTCGCTGCGCGCGAGCCGGGCCTCGAAAGCCTTCACGATCTGCGTACCCGCACCAGCGGATCGCAGGATTTTGCGCAGTTCCACATCGCCCTGCCAGGCACGACATCGGTCAGCGACGCGCATGCGCTGGTGGAAAATCTCGAAGCCCGGCTTGAAGCGGCATTCCCCGGCACCGAAATCCTGATCCATGTCGATCCGGCGGGGCATGTCGATCATCCCGGGAACGCCCTGCGCGAGACCGACGAGATCGAACAGTTGAAAGCGTGA